From the Micromonospora echinofusca genome, the window CTGCGCAACATCTTCCACCGCCTCAACATCCGCTCCCGCACCGAACTGGCCCGCGCCCTCTCCTGACCCGCCCCGCCCGCGTCGATCATGGACTTGTGCTGGGCGGTCAGTGCCACTTCGCGGCTTTCGTCAGGCACCACAACTGCATGATCGACGCCGGTGGGGGTGGGAGCGAGGGGCCCGGGCAGGGTTAGGGGAGGACCACGGTGCGGGCGCCCTCGCCGCGGGACATGCGGGCGAAGGCCTCCGGGGCGCCGTCGAGGGTGGTGCGGTCGGTGATCAGGTAGCCGAGGTCGAGGGTGCCGTCGAGCACGGCGCGGGCGAGTTCGGGCACGTCCCGGTCCGGGTCGGAGGAGCCGTAGACCGAGGAGCGCAGCGTCCGGGCCGAGTGGAAGATGTCCAGCGCGCCCAGCCCGACGATGTCGTCCTTGGCACCCATGCCGACGACGGTGACCTGGCCGCCCCGGCGGGTCGCCCGCCAGGCGGTGCGGATGGTGGCCGCCCGCCCGACGCACTCCAGCGCGTGGTCGACGCCGCGACCTTCGGTGCGCCCCCGGATCGCCCGGTTGAGCGACTCGTCGGCGAGCAGGAAGTCGGTGGCCCCGGCCGCGGTGGCCAGCGCCGCCTTGGTCGGGGAGACGTCGACGGCGAGCACCGGGTCGGCGCCGGCGGCCCGCGCGGCGGAGACCACCGACAGGCCCACCCCGCCGAGGCCGATCACGGCCACCGACTCGCCGGCGGACACCTTCGCCGTACGGCGGACCGCGCCGACGCCGGTGAGCACGGCGCAGCCGAGCAGCGCCGCCGCCTCGAAGGGCAGCTCCGCCGGGACTCCGATGACGGCGTCCTGCGGCACCACCACCTCCTCGGCGAGGGCGCCGAGGCCGAGCGTGACGTGCAGGGGCTCGCCGGACGACGTCCGCCCCCGGGGGGCCGAGGGCGCTCCGGTGCGTTCGCACAGCCACGGCTCGTCCCGCCGGCAGTACCAGCAGTCGCGGCAGGGCGGGGCCCAGTTCAGCACCACGTGCGCGCCCGGCGCGACCCGCGTGACCCCCTCGCCGACCTCGACCACCACCCCCGCCGCCTCGTGCCCCAGCACCAGCGGGTACGGCGGCGCGAGCGTGCCGTCGACCATGGACAGGTCGGAGTGGCAGACGCCGGCGGCCCGGACGCTCACCCGTACCTCGTGCGGACCCAGGGCGGGCAGCTCGATCTCCTCCACCCGCAGCGGGGCACCGACGGCCCGTACGACCAGCGCCCTCATCGCTGGATGGCCTTGACCTGGAGGAACTCCTCGAGCCCGTGCCGGCCCAGCTCCCGGCCGAGGCCGGACTGCTTGTAGCCGCCGAACGGGGCGAGCGGGTTGAAGGGGGCGCCGTTGACGTCGACGGCGCCCGTACGCATCCGCCGGGCCACCCGCAGCGCCCGCTCCTCGTCGGCCGACCAGACCGCGCCGGCCAGCCCGTAGCGGGAGTTGTTGGCGATGGCCACCGCCTCGTCCTCGTCGTCGAACCCGATGACCGCGAGCACCGGGCCGAAGACCTCCTCCTGGGCCAGGGCGCTGTCGGGGTCGACGTCGGCGATCACCGTCGGGGCGACGAAGAACCCCCGGTCCGGCACCGGCGCGTCGGGCCCGCCGCACACCAGTCGGCCCCCGTCGGCCAGCCCTCGGGCGACGTGCCCGAGGACCCGTTCCCGCTGCGCCGCGGAGACCAGCGGGCCGAGCCGGGTGGCCGGGTCGAACGGGTCGCCCAGCCGGTAGCCGGCCGCGACCTTGGCGGCCAGGTCGAGGGCCTCGTCGTAGCGGTCGCGGTGCACCAGCAGCCGGGTCCAGGCGGTGCAGGTCTGCCCGGAGTTGAGGAAGGCGTTGCCGACCCCCACCTTCACGGCCGTGCCCAGGTCGGCGTCGTCGAGGACGAGGTTGGCCGACTTGCCGCCGAGTTCCAGGGCGACCCGGGCGATCCGGTCGGCGGCGAGGTGGGAGATCCGCCGGCCGGTGGCCGTCGAGCCGGTGAAGGAGACCATGTCGACGTCGGGGTGCGCGGCGATGGCCTCGCCGACGACCGGGCCGGTGCCGGTGACCAGGTTGACCACCCCGGGCGGGAGACCGGCCTCGTGGATCGCGTCG encodes:
- a CDS encoding alcohol dehydrogenase catalytic domain-containing protein gives rise to the protein MRALVVRAVGAPLRVEEIELPALGPHEVRVSVRAAGVCHSDLSMVDGTLAPPYPLVLGHEAAGVVVEVGEGVTRVAPGAHVVLNWAPPCRDCWYCRRDEPWLCERTGAPSAPRGRTSSGEPLHVTLGLGALAEEVVVPQDAVIGVPAELPFEAAALLGCAVLTGVGAVRRTAKVSAGESVAVIGLGGVGLSVVSAARAAGADPVLAVDVSPTKAALATAAGATDFLLADESLNRAIRGRTEGRGVDHALECVGRAATIRTAWRATRRGGQVTVVGMGAKDDIVGLGALDIFHSARTLRSSVYGSSDPDRDVPELARAVLDGTLDLGYLITDRTTLDGAPEAFARMSRGEGARTVVLP
- a CDS encoding aldehyde dehydrogenase family protein is translated as MDLARTDFYLDGQWVAAGAGETVAVRNPATEEVIAAVPAGTAADIDRAVAAARAAFPGWADTAPAARAARLDRLHAALSARADEVARTVALELGTPLKVATRVQAGLPLTVLHSYVELAARPPADETVGNSLVVREPVGVVGAITPWNYPLHQVVAKLAPALAAGCTVVLKPSELTPLTAYLLFDAIHEAGLPPGVVNLVTGTGPVVGEAIAAHPDVDMVSFTGSTATGRRISHLAADRIARVALELGGKSANLVLDDADLGTAVKVGVGNAFLNSGQTCTAWTRLLVHRDRYDEALDLAAKVAAGYRLGDPFDPATRLGPLVSAAQRERVLGHVARGLADGGRLVCGGPDAPVPDRGFFVAPTVIADVDPDSALAQEEVFGPVLAVIGFDDEDEAVAIANNSRYGLAGAVWSADEERALRVARRMRTGAVDVNGAPFNPLAPFGGYKQSGLGRELGRHGLEEFLQVKAIQR